AGGCATGCCCTATGAAGTGATTGACACCGTGCGCCACAGCGAAACGCTGGAGCCTCTTACGCTGTACCGCGCCCTGTATGGCGAACGTGGCCTGTGGGTGCGCCCTGCCGCAATGTTTAATGAAACCGTGGTGATTGATGGCGTGGAGCAGCCACGCTTTCGCCGTCTGCCGGAAGAGCAACAGAAATTGGCATAAAAATGGCTGCTAG
The sequence above is drawn from the Comamonas sp. 26 genome and encodes:
- a CDS encoding DUF1653 domain-containing protein; the protein is MSDHNLPPLITTPPGLYEHYKGMPYEVIDTVRHSETLEPLTLYRALYGERGLWVRPAAMFNETVVIDGVEQPRFRRLPEEQQKLA